The stretch of DNA TCCGATCATGAAGAAGACCATAGTCCATTTCATCTCGTGCCCGAGTCCGCCAAGTTTGTTCAGGTTCCTCGTTCCCGCCTGGTAGAATATCGCACCGGCAGTCAGGAAGAGCAGGCCCTTGTACATCGCGTGGTTGATTATATGGAAGAGGCCTCCCTCCATCGCGGTCATTCCGAACGACTCCATCATCGCCGCATTTCCGAGAACTGCGAGACCGACACCCACACCGAGGAGCATGTAGCCGGTCTGCGAGACCGCGTGGTAGGCCATCAGGCGTTTGACGTCCTTCTGCGGGATCGCCATCGAGACTCCGATGAACATCGAGAGGACACCGATTATTATTATGATCCAGCCGACCGTCGCGTAATCGAGCGTCACGTTGTATAATGTAAAGACGACCCTGAACACACCGTAGAGACTCGCCTGGCTTGCAACAACAAGGAAGGCGGTTACGGAAGACGGCGCCATCGAGTACGCATCGGGAGTCCAGAAGTGCATCGGGACTGCACCGGACTTCATCGCGAGCGCTACAAGCAGGAGCACCAGTGCAATCTTGTCGAGAACGCCGAACTGCATGTTCTCCGCGATTACCGCCATATTCAGCGCATCATACTGCCCGTAGAAGAGCCCGATCGAAAAGAGCACCATCAGCCCGCCGAGTGTCGAGAGCACCGCATACTTGAGACCGGCCTCCACTGCGTATCCCTTGTCGACCCGTGATGCCACAAGTGCTGCACCTGCGAGCGAATTGATCTCTAAGAAGACGAAGAAGTTGAAGATATCTCCGGTGCAGACCATTCCGAGGATTCCTACCTCCATCAGGAGGAGGAGTGCATAGAACGAGTCTTTGCCGGACATCTTCGACTGGCTCACGATCGAAAAGAGCGTTACCGCAAATCCGACGATCGATGCCGAGATTGCCATGAAGACGCTCATTGCATCGACTGTGAATATGATCCTGAACGGGAACCCGCCGGAATCAGCGGGAACCGTCGCCGTGGGATTTGACGCACCGAAGGTGTATACGACCGTCCCGGACGAGAGAACCTCGTTCATCAGCAGCGTTGCGATACAAAGTGTCGCGAAACTTACGAGCAGGACCCATGCATTCCGTGCTTTATCGGACAATTTTCCGACGAGCGGTGTAAGGAACGCCCCGAGCATCGGGACGGCCAGCAGGAGTGCCGGCAGGTTTTCCATAATCCAGCCGGTTATCATCCCTTAAGCCTCCCTGTCTTCTCGACATCCACGGTCCCGTATTTCTTGTAGATTATCATTACGAAAGAGAGGAGCAGTGCGGTCGTCGCGATCCCGATAACGATATTCGTAAGCGTCATCGCCTGTACGGTCGGGTAGACCATCTCCCCGCCGGGAGAGTTCGTGAAGATCGGAGCGATTCCGCCGCTGATATATCCTGTCGCAACGAGGAACAGGTTCACGCCGGCCTCGACAAGCGAAAGGCCCATCACGATCCTGATGAGGTTCCTCTTTGTGACCATCATCACTATTCCGATAATGATGATCAGTCCGGCCGCGATATACGGAAGATTATAGATCATTCCGCCTTCACCTCCTCGATTCCCGAGAGCATGTGCAGAATTATCAGCCCCATCGCACCGATAACCTCGATACCGACCGCGATGTTCATCAGCGGAATTGTTCCCGCCGTGTTCAGGAATCCGGGGTTCGCCCCGAATGCAACCGACTCACCGAAGATGAAGCCCCCGTTTGCGAGCCAGTTGAAGAAGAATGTCGTACCGAGGGCTATCGCGACGAACGCCGTGACTATGAACAGAAGGAGGCCGAGAGCCTCGGTGTACTTCATCGAATCGGTGGAGAACTTCTTTTTGATGATCTCCGGGGAGAATGCTACGAGCATCAGCACGAATCCTGTTGCAGCAACCGCTCCGCCCTGGAACCCGCCGCCCGGAGTGAGATGCCCGTGGATTATTATATAGAACCCGAAGACGAGGATGAACGGGAATATTATATTCGCCGTCGACCTGACGATCTTACTCATATTCATACTCTTCATCCTCCTTCATTCTGCGAAACATCAGTGTCACGCCGAGAACGGCGGTGAACAGGACCGTAGCCTCGCCAAGCGTATCGAATCCCCTGAAGTCGAAGACGACCGCGGTAACGATGTTGTTCGCCGCCGAGAGCTCCTGCCCGTTGTCGATCATATAATTGTCCATCTCGTCATGTGCAGGTGACCCGAAACTCATCACGGTCGCCGGGAAAAGAAGCGATGCCGTAAGGATTATTATGATTGCAGCGGTCAGCATACCCTTCGTGCTCATAATTCATCCTCCTCTGAAGTTTCCCCGGGTTTCCGGGTTCCCTTTATGGCGATTACGAATATTGCGGTCGTAAGTCCCGCTCCGATGGCCGCTTCGGCGATTGCCACATCCGGCGCCTGGAGCAGGTAGAACTCGACAGACATCAGGAAGCTGAACACACCGAATGCGATTGCCGCCGAGAGCAGGTCCTTTAAGACATAGATGACCACGGCGCTTATCACGAGGCCGATTGCCACAATAATCTGGATCAGAAGATACAGGTCGATCATTTTTTCGCCTCCGAAAGTTTGTCGACTACAGCCTTCGCCGGTTTCTGGCCGGACCTGTACGCCGCCCTCGCGATCGCATGCGATCCGGTCGCGTTGGTGAACGCAAGTGCGAAGAGTATTATGACTACGTTTACGGAGAGATCGACGAATTGGGAGTCTTTCGATGAAAAGAATCCCCCGGCACAGTATACTATCGCAGCAAGGCCGAGGAAGATCGTCCCGAAGGTGGTCATCTTCGTCTCCGCATGAAGTCTCGTGTAGACGTCGGGAAACCTCAGAATTCCTATGACGCCCAGCATATTGAACACAAGGC from Methanolacinia petrolearia DSM 11571 encodes:
- a CDS encoding MnhB domain-containing protein, with protein sequence MNMSKIVRSTANIIFPFILVFGFYIIIHGHLTPGGGFQGGAVAATGFVLMLVAFSPEIIKKKFSTDSMKYTEALGLLLFIVTAFVAIALGTTFFFNWLANGGFIFGESVAFGANPGFLNTAGTIPLMNIAVGIEVIGAMGLIILHMLSGIEEVKAE
- a CDS encoding proton-conducting transporter transmembrane domain-containing protein, which codes for MITGWIMENLPALLLAVPMLGAFLTPLVGKLSDKARNAWVLLVSFATLCIATLLMNEVLSSGTVVYTFGASNPTATVPADSGGFPFRIIFTVDAMSVFMAISASIVGFAVTLFSIVSQSKMSGKDSFYALLLLMEVGILGMVCTGDIFNFFVFLEINSLAGAALVASRVDKGYAVEAGLKYAVLSTLGGLMVLFSIGLFYGQYDALNMAVIAENMQFGVLDKIALVLLLVALAMKSGAVPMHFWTPDAYSMAPSSVTAFLVVASQASLYGVFRVVFTLYNVTLDYATVGWIIIIIGVLSMFIGVSMAIPQKDVKRLMAYHAVSQTGYMLLGVGVGLAVLGNAAMMESFGMTAMEGGLFHIINHAMYKGLLFLTAGAIFYQAGTRNLNKLGGLGHEMKWTMVFFMIGALAIAGIPPFNGFASKLMIYESVFMFSPILSVIAMIVSILTLASFVKVFHSIFMGPKLPEYESVREVPRFMLAGMGILAVLVILFGVFPEQVVNYLIEPAANALVDQGSYIAAVLGGA
- a CDS encoding sodium:proton antiporter; amino-acid sequence: MIYNLPYIAAGLIIIIGIVMMVTKRNLIRIVMGLSLVEAGVNLFLVATGYISGGIAPIFTNSPGGEMVYPTVQAMTLTNIVIGIATTALLLSFVMIIYKKYGTVDVEKTGRLKG
- the mbhE gene encoding hydrogen gas-evolving membrane-bound hydrogenase subunit E, giving the protein MSTKGMLTAAIIIILTASLLFPATVMSFGSPAHDEMDNYMIDNGQELSAANNIVTAVVFDFRGFDTLGEATVLFTAVLGVTLMFRRMKEDEEYEYE
- a CDS encoding hydrogenase subunit MbhD domain-containing protein codes for the protein MIDLYLLIQIIVAIGLVISAVVIYVLKDLLSAAIAFGVFSFLMSVEFYLLQAPDVAIAEAAIGAGLTTAIFVIAIKGTRKPGETSEEDEL
- the mnhG gene encoding monovalent cation/H(+) antiporter subunit G — protein: MIETLVIIFIIIGLVFNMLGVIGILRFPDVYTRLHAETKMTTFGTIFLGLAAIVYCAGGFFSSKDSQFVDLSVNVVIILFALAFTNATGSHAIARAAYRSGQKPAKAVVDKLSEAKK